A window of uncultured Litoreibacter sp. contains these coding sequences:
- a CDS encoding surface lipoprotein assembly modifier, which yields MRLLKKALGAAAVLTILATAPDAQTQVSIKEARFLAFKLVAAGKYDEAAALSRTILQGDPDDQAALLALAQAEVGAGRISAGVKAAKAAWRASDTAAERYSSSIVTAQALAQNGKRLQAQLWLRRAAQHAPNEGFKARAARDFKYVRATNPVRANLRFSISPSSNINNGSANDRATLGGLSFLLDGEAQALSGLEYRLGGDLSRIFLLSERQNLTFGVGFDTSSYSLSSSAKALAPNASASNYAFQELQFSVSSRLNDKDGPAYTQFRLELGQNWYGGDALARFAEAKVDRTITVGKRAQLRFGGGVKRQWRQDSAFRSSTTWNANAVYLMGLENGNSISFNGAVSDVSSASAAIAHQSAEIGVGYRLGKPVFGKSFLELSLAAKLSEYDRRTILAPSPRRDTRLSANATITFNDLDYFGFSPTATLSASRNRSNVALNETQQLGLSFGLRSSF from the coding sequence ATGCGCCTTTTGAAAAAAGCTTTGGGTGCCGCCGCCGTGCTGACCATATTGGCCACAGCGCCGGACGCCCAAACCCAGGTCAGCATCAAGGAAGCGCGCTTCCTCGCCTTTAAACTGGTGGCCGCAGGCAAATACGACGAGGCCGCGGCCCTGTCGCGCACCATTCTGCAAGGCGACCCGGACGACCAGGCGGCGCTTTTGGCCCTTGCCCAGGCCGAGGTGGGAGCCGGCCGGATATCGGCCGGTGTGAAAGCGGCCAAAGCTGCCTGGCGGGCCTCTGACACGGCGGCTGAGCGGTATTCATCTTCCATTGTGACGGCGCAGGCCCTCGCGCAGAACGGCAAGCGCCTGCAGGCCCAGCTATGGCTCAGGCGCGCCGCGCAACATGCGCCGAATGAGGGTTTCAAAGCCCGCGCCGCCCGCGACTTCAAATACGTGCGCGCCACCAACCCCGTACGCGCCAATCTGCGCTTTTCCATCAGCCCCTCATCCAACATCAACAACGGCTCAGCAAATGACCGCGCCACCTTGGGGGGATTGTCTTTCCTGCTGGATGGCGAGGCGCAGGCCCTGTCGGGGTTGGAATACCGCCTTGGCGGCGATCTGAGCCGCATTTTCTTGTTGTCGGAGCGCCAGAACCTGACCTTCGGCGTGGGATTTGACACCAGCAGCTATTCCCTGTCCTCGTCGGCCAAGGCACTTGCGCCAAACGCGTCAGCGAGCAACTACGCCTTTCAGGAACTGCAATTCAGCGTGAGCAGTCGCCTCAACGACAAGGACGGCCCGGCCTACACCCAGTTCCGGCTGGAACTGGGCCAGAACTGGTATGGCGGGGACGCGCTTGCACGGTTTGCAGAAGCGAAGGTCGACCGGACCATCACCGTCGGAAAGCGCGCGCAGCTGCGCTTTGGTGGCGGGGTGAAGCGGCAATGGCGGCAGGACAGCGCCTTTCGGTCTTCCACCACCTGGAATGCGAATGCGGTGTACTTGATGGGGTTGGAAAACGGCAACTCGATCAGCTTCAATGGCGCCGTTTCGGACGTCAGCTCTGCCTCTGCGGCCATTGCCCATCAGTCGGCTGAAATTGGCGTCGGGTACCGTTTGGGCAAGCCGGTTTTTGGCAAGTCCTTCCTGGAGCTATCACTCGCCGCGAAGCTGAGCGAATACGACCGTCGGACGATTTTGGCGCCTAGCCCCAGACGCGATACCCGCTTGTCGGCGAATGCCACCATCACCTTCAACGACCTTGACTATTTCGGGTTCTCCCCGACCGCGACGCTGAGCGCATCGCGCAACCGGTCCAACGTCGCTCTGAACGAAACCCAACAGCTGGGCCTCAGCTTCGGGCTGCGCTCCTCCTTCTGA
- the thyX gene encoding FAD-dependent thymidylate synthase: protein MPISADQQQEIDAQRAQSNQTMRATVPGMEAHLYTAHEVLDHGFIRVIDYMGDDAAICQAARVSYGRGTKSVQNDTGLIRYLMRHWHSTPFEMCEIKLHVKLPVFVARQWIRHRTANVNEYSARYSILDREFYIPAPEHINAQSVVNNQGRGQALQGEEAARVLEILKADSTRCYDNYESMISDEGQDGLARELARMNLPANIYTQWYWKVDLHNLFHFLRLRADKHAQYEIRVYADAMCKVVADWVPAAYGAFEDYRLGGAQLSGRALDCVRRMLAGEEVTQENSGMSKGEWREFEGVIGG from the coding sequence ATGCCCATTTCCGCCGACCAGCAGCAAGAAATCGACGCGCAGCGTGCGCAGAGCAATCAGACCATGCGCGCCACCGTGCCGGGGATGGAGGCGCATCTCTACACCGCCCATGAGGTGCTTGATCACGGGTTCATCCGGGTGATCGACTATATGGGCGATGATGCCGCCATCTGTCAGGCCGCCCGCGTCAGCTATGGGCGCGGCACCAAGTCAGTGCAGAACGACACCGGGCTGATCCGCTACCTGATGCGGCACTGGCATTCCACGCCGTTCGAGATGTGCGAGATCAAGCTGCATGTGAAGCTGCCCGTCTTCGTGGCGCGGCAATGGATCCGGCACCGCACCGCCAACGTCAACGAATACTCCGCCCGCTATTCGATCCTGGACCGGGAATTCTACATCCCCGCGCCCGAACACATCAACGCGCAGTCGGTGGTCAACAATCAGGGCCGGGGTCAGGCGCTGCAGGGGGAGGAGGCCGCCCGCGTCCTCGAAATCCTCAAAGCCGATTCAACGCGCTGCTACGACAATTACGAATCCATGATCTCGGATGAAGGGCAAGACGGTCTCGCCCGTGAACTGGCCCGCATGAACCTGCCCGCGAATATTTACACGCAATGGTATTGGAAGGTGGACCTGCACAACCTGTTCCATTTCCTGCGGCTGCGGGCAGACAAACACGCGCAATATGAAATCAGGGTGTACGCCGACGCGATGTGCAAGGTCGTCGCCGACTGGGTCCCCGCCGCCTACGGCGCGTTCGAGGATTACCGTCTGGGAGGCGCGCAGCTGTCCGGCCGCGCCCTGGACTGCGTCCGCCGCATGCTGGCCGGCGAGGAAGTCACGCAGGAGAATTCGGGCATGTCGAAGGGGGAATGGCGGGAGTTTGAGGGGGTTATTGGTGGGTAA
- a CDS encoding cold-shock protein has protein sequence MATGTVKWFNTTKGFGFIAPDDGGKDVFVHISAVERAGMTGLRDDQKIQYEMIEGRDGRQSAGDLVALD, from the coding sequence ATGGCCACTGGCACCGTAAAATGGTTCAACACGACCAAAGGCTTCGGCTTTATTGCACCAGATGATGGGGGCAAGGACGTGTTCGTTCATATTTCTGCCGTTGAGCGCGCCGGGATGACCGGGCTGCGCGACGATCAGAAAATCCAGTATGAAATGATCGAAGGCCGCGACGGGCGTCAGTCCGCGGGCGATCTGGTCGCGCTGGACTAA
- a CDS encoding ArsC/Spx/MgsR family protein: MKLYGIKACDTCRKALKTLQAAGRDVTFVDVRDTPLSAEKLAEFHDALGDDMLNTRSTTWRGLTDADRARAPRDLMAEHPTLMKRPVIEADRLYLGWKKDVQDALL, encoded by the coding sequence GTGAAATTATACGGCATCAAAGCCTGCGACACCTGCCGTAAGGCGTTGAAAACACTACAAGCCGCAGGCAGGGACGTCACATTTGTTGATGTGCGGGACACCCCGCTGAGCGCCGAAAAGCTGGCCGAATTCCATGATGCGCTGGGCGATGACATGTTAAACACCCGCTCAACCACTTGGCGCGGGCTGACGGATGCCGACCGCGCGCGCGCGCCGCGGGACTTGATGGCCGAACACCCCACCTTGATGAAGCGCCCGGTGATTGAGGCCGACAGGCTCTATCTCGGCTGGAAGAAGGACGTACAAGACGCCCTTCTTTAG
- the thrS gene encoding threonine--tRNA ligase: MAQISLTFPDGNAREFDAGVTPAEVAASIASSLAKKAISATVNGQHHDLQWPIEADASIAINTMKDEAPALELIRHDLAHIMARAVQAIWPDVKVTIGPVIDNGWYYDFDRAEPFTPEDLGAIEKKMKEIINLRDPVRTEIWDRARAVKFYEDNGEPYKVELIESIPGDEPLRMYWHGEWQDLCRGPHLQHTGQVPADAFKLMSVAGAYWRGDSDRAMLQRIYGVAFQNKEKLKEYLHFLEEAEKRDHRKLGREMDLYHMQEEAPGQVFWHPNGWTIYTELQDFMRRKQRAGGYVEVNTPQVVDRRLWEASGHWEKYQENMFIVEVDEDHAREKAVNALKPMNCPCHVQVYNQGLKSYRDLPLRMAEFGSCARYEPSGALHGIMRVRGFTQDDGHIFCREDQIESETAVYIEFLSSIYRDLGFENFRVKFSDRPDTRAGSDAVWDKAEAALLSATRAAGIEPEMNPGEGAFYGPKLEFVLTDAIGRDWQCGTHQVDFVLPERLDANYIGEDGNKHRPVMLHRATLGSFERFIGILIEEHSGKLPMWLAPRQVVVASIVSDADDYVMQTVAQLKAAGIRAEADTRNEKINYKVREHSVGKVPVILAVGKKEVEDQTVTVRRLGEKHTKVEAVSDVIGALSAEVTPPDLR; the protein is encoded by the coding sequence ATGGCCCAAATTTCCCTTACTTTCCCCGATGGCAATGCGCGCGAATTTGACGCAGGTGTGACCCCTGCCGAGGTGGCGGCGTCAATTGCGTCTTCGCTGGCCAAGAAGGCGATTTCCGCAACAGTCAACGGCCAGCATCACGACCTGCAATGGCCGATTGAAGCGGATGCAAGCATCGCTATCAACACCATGAAGGACGAGGCCCCTGCCCTTGAGCTGATCCGCCACGACCTCGCGCATATCATGGCGCGCGCCGTGCAGGCGATTTGGCCGGATGTGAAGGTGACCATCGGCCCGGTGATCGACAATGGTTGGTATTACGACTTTGACCGCGCCGAGCCATTCACCCCGGAAGACCTGGGCGCGATCGAGAAGAAGATGAAAGAGATCATCAACCTGCGCGACCCCGTGCGGACCGAGATCTGGGACCGTGCGCGTGCCGTTAAGTTTTATGAAGACAATGGCGAGCCATACAAGGTTGAGTTGATTGAAAGCATCCCCGGCGACGAGCCGTTGCGCATGTATTGGCATGGCGAGTGGCAGGACCTGTGTCGCGGGCCGCACTTGCAGCACACTGGTCAGGTGCCCGCTGACGCGTTCAAACTGATGAGCGTTGCCGGGGCCTATTGGCGCGGCGATTCTGACCGCGCCATGTTGCAACGCATCTACGGCGTCGCCTTCCAGAACAAGGAAAAGCTGAAGGAATACCTGCACTTCCTCGAAGAAGCCGAGAAACGCGACCACCGCAAACTGGGCCGCGAGATGGACCTGTACCACATGCAGGAAGAAGCCCCCGGCCAGGTGTTTTGGCACCCGAACGGTTGGACCATCTACACCGAGTTGCAGGACTTCATGCGCCGCAAACAGCGGGCCGGTGGGTATGTCGAGGTGAATACCCCCCAAGTGGTGGATCGCCGTCTTTGGGAGGCCTCCGGCCATTGGGAGAAGTACCAGGAAAACATGTTCATCGTCGAAGTGGACGAGGATCACGCCCGCGAAAAGGCCGTGAACGCGCTGAAGCCGATGAACTGCCCCTGCCATGTGCAGGTGTATAACCAAGGGCTGAAATCCTACCGCGACCTGCCGCTGCGCATGGCGGAGTTTGGGTCCTGCGCGCGGTATGAGCCATCGGGCGCCCTGCATGGTATCATGCGGGTGCGCGGGTTCACCCAAGATGATGGGCATATCTTCTGCCGCGAGGACCAGATCGAGTCCGAAACCGCCGTCTACATTGAGTTTTTGTCGTCCATCTACCGCGACCTTGGGTTTGAGAACTTCCGGGTGAAGTTCTCTGACCGGCCAGACACCCGCGCCGGCTCTGACGCGGTTTGGGACAAGGCCGAGGCCGCGCTGCTGTCGGCCACACGGGCGGCAGGCATTGAGCCGGAGATGAACCCCGGCGAAGGCGCGTTTTACGGCCCCAAGCTGGAATTCGTGCTGACCGACGCCATCGGCCGCGACTGGCAATGCGGCACCCACCAAGTGGATTTCGTGCTGCCCGAGCGGCTGGACGCGAATTACATTGGCGAGGACGGGAACAAGCACCGCCCGGTCATGTTGCACCGCGCGACGCTGGGCTCGTTTGAACGGTTCATCGGCATCCTGATCGAAGAGCATTCCGGCAAGCTGCCGATGTGGCTGGCCCCGCGGCAGGTCGTGGTGGCCTCCATCGTGTCAGATGCGGATGACTACGTGATGCAGACGGTCGCCCAACTGAAAGCCGCAGGCATCCGCGCGGAAGCGGACACCCGCAACGAGAAGATCAACTACAAGGTTCGGGAACACTCTGTCGGCAAGGTCCCGGTCATTCTCGCAGTGGGCAAGAAGGAAGTTGAAGATCAAACGGTGACTGTCCGCCGACTTGGGGAGAAGCACACCAAAGTTGAGGCCGTTTCCGATGTGATTGGCGCACTGTCGGCCGAGGTGACACCGCCTGACCTGCGCTGA
- a CDS encoding MAPEG family protein has protein sequence MEFPTELGILTCLSILLATLWMPYIIGVNTAPEGTLPDDAPDGFILPPNWRLHRPWVQRAYRAHMNLLEQFVPFAVIVLLLDRVGGFNAVTYWTCIAFFWLRVAHAVGYITGLTKFPARPIIFTLGWVCVLVLASQVFVGRMA, from the coding sequence ATGGAGTTCCCAACCGAGCTTGGCATTCTCACCTGCCTTTCGATCCTGCTGGCAACGCTTTGGATGCCCTACATCATCGGCGTGAACACGGCACCCGAGGGCACCCTGCCGGACGACGCGCCGGACGGGTTCATCCTGCCGCCCAACTGGCGGCTGCACCGGCCTTGGGTGCAACGCGCCTACCGCGCGCATATGAACCTGCTGGAACAATTCGTCCCCTTCGCGGTGATTGTGCTGCTGCTCGACCGCGTGGGCGGCTTTAACGCGGTGACCTATTGGACCTGCATCGCGTTTTTCTGGCTGCGGGTGGCGCACGCTGTGGGCTACATCACCGGGCTGACCAAATTCCCCGCCCGTCCCATCATCTTCACCCTGGGGTGGGTGTGCGTCCTTGTTTTGGCCAGCCAGGTTTTCGTTGGACGCATGGCCTAA
- a CDS encoding helix-turn-helix domain-containing protein, with protein sequence MDAIFKALNDAARREILDSLRKRDGQTLSDLEPQFDMTRFGVMKHLAVLEEAKLITTKKVGRFKHHYLNALPLQEVIDRWIEPLLAKPVAQGILDLKQQLEGAAKMTDKPDFRMETYIRCTQDALWDALTDPEKQAHYHFMADRITREGNTVTYHTPAGVMLICTETHQEPKTLISSTFEPKWEGPDMAKSRYDYLIAPQGDFCMLAVEHYDIPEGQQGVAEGWSRMFAGLKTFLETGQPAKFGYGG encoded by the coding sequence ATGGACGCGATTTTCAAAGCCCTGAACGACGCCGCCAGACGCGAGATATTGGACAGCCTGCGCAAGCGGGACGGCCAGACGCTCAGCGACCTGGAGCCCCAGTTCGACATGACCCGGTTTGGCGTCATGAAGCATCTGGCGGTGTTGGAAGAGGCGAAGCTGATCACGACCAAGAAAGTGGGGCGGTTCAAACATCACTACCTGAACGCCCTCCCCCTTCAGGAGGTCATAGACCGCTGGATTGAGCCGCTGCTGGCCAAACCCGTGGCGCAAGGCATCCTGGATTTGAAGCAACAGCTAGAAGGAGCTGCCAAAATGACCGACAAACCCGATTTCCGCATGGAAACCTACATCCGCTGCACCCAGGACGCGTTGTGGGACGCCCTGACCGACCCCGAGAAGCAGGCGCATTACCATTTCATGGCCGACCGCATCACCCGCGAGGGCAACACGGTGACCTATCACACCCCGGCCGGGGTCATGCTGATCTGCACGGAAACCCATCAAGAGCCCAAAACCCTGATCTCGTCGACGTTTGAGCCGAAATGGGAAGGGCCAGACATGGCCAAGTCCCGCTACGACTACCTGATCGCGCCGCAGGGCGACTTCTGCATGCTTGCAGTGGAACATTACGACATCCCCGAAGGCCAGCAAGGCGTTGCGGAAGGGTGGAGCCGGATGTTTGCAGGCCTGAAAACCTTCCTCGAAACCGGCCAACCGGCAAAATTCGGATATGGAGGCTAG
- a CDS encoding alpha/beta hydrolase, with translation MPQYLQTKTGRKIAYHHHDGHGPGLVFLGGFKSDMEGTKAIHLEDWARKQDRAFLRFDYSGHGQSSEDFTDGCIGDWADDAQAAISDLTDGPQILVGSSMGGWISLLMAKRIPEKIAALVTIAAAPDFTEDSMWAGFSDAQKAELNAGQVALPSDYGEPYIITKKLIEEGRTQLVLRDPLLLPFPVRMLQGTDDADVDMSVALRLIDHADGDDMRLVVLKGGDHRFSDPVALKLVEDAIRNVIEVTG, from the coding sequence ATGCCTCAGTATTTGCAGACAAAAACCGGGAGAAAGATCGCCTATCACCATCATGACGGGCACGGTCCCGGGCTGGTGTTTTTGGGTGGTTTCAAATCTGACATGGAGGGCACCAAGGCCATTCATTTGGAAGATTGGGCGCGAAAACAGGACCGCGCGTTCCTGCGATTCGACTATTCCGGCCATGGTCAATCCTCTGAGGACTTCACCGACGGCTGCATCGGCGACTGGGCCGATGACGCCCAAGCCGCGATCTCAGACCTCACTGACGGGCCACAAATCCTCGTCGGCTCCTCGATGGGGGGCTGGATTTCGTTGCTCATGGCCAAGCGCATCCCGGAAAAGATAGCGGCCTTGGTCACGATCGCCGCCGCCCCGGATTTTACCGAGGACAGCATGTGGGCGGGCTTCTCCGATGCGCAAAAGGCTGAACTCAACGCGGGGCAAGTGGCGCTGCCATCAGATTATGGCGAGCCCTACATCATCACCAAGAAGCTGATCGAGGAAGGCCGCACCCAACTGGTGCTCCGCGATCCGCTCCTACTGCCATTCCCTGTCAGGATGTTGCAGGGCACCGACGACGCGGATGTGGACATGTCGGTCGCATTGCGGCTCATTGACCATGCGGATGGCGACGATATGCGGCTGGTGGTTCTCAAGGGCGGGGATCACCGCTTCTCCGACCCGGTGGCGCTTAAACTGGTGGAAGACGCAATTCGCAACGTGATCGAGGTGACGGGATGA
- a CDS encoding alpha/beta fold hydrolase — MRAFGKWLGRVFLGLVIAIVAIWFLWPREPVDTEIAFDPRILPENLDVYLAKEEGRFDDITEGVEKRIIWAGEPGAQTDIAIVNIHGYSATSEEIRPVPDDVAKALGANLFYGRLKGHGRESFGGIAMAEPVAGDWLEDAAEALAIGRRIGKEVVVITTSTGGTIAAIAATDPELAEAVKGIVFVSPNFRIKNPTATILEWPLARTISTLVAGAERSFAPMNDDHQKYWTTIYPTTALIPMAAIVKHARDADYSNVTTPGLFIFSDDDAVVDAETTRAITTKWGGPVTLEPRVMGEGDDPFNHVIAGDILSPSQNAETVDIITTWIKELP, encoded by the coding sequence ATGAGAGCTTTCGGAAAATGGCTGGGCCGGGTCTTTCTGGGGCTCGTGATCGCAATTGTGGCGATCTGGTTCCTGTGGCCGCGCGAACCTGTCGACACTGAAATCGCGTTTGACCCCCGCATTCTGCCAGAAAATCTCGATGTCTATCTGGCCAAGGAAGAAGGTCGTTTCGACGATATCACCGAAGGCGTCGAGAAACGGATCATCTGGGCGGGGGAGCCGGGCGCACAAACCGATATCGCCATCGTCAACATCCACGGCTATTCCGCCACGTCTGAGGAGATCCGGCCCGTCCCCGACGACGTGGCCAAGGCGCTTGGCGCGAACCTGTTCTATGGCCGGCTAAAGGGCCATGGCCGCGAAAGTTTTGGTGGCATCGCCATGGCTGAGCCCGTCGCGGGCGACTGGCTGGAAGACGCAGCGGAGGCGCTGGCCATTGGTCGCCGCATCGGCAAGGAAGTCGTGGTCATCACCACCTCCACTGGCGGAACCATTGCGGCGATCGCAGCCACGGACCCAGAGCTTGCCGAGGCCGTCAAAGGCATCGTCTTCGTCTCCCCCAATTTCCGGATCAAGAACCCCACCGCCACCATTCTCGAATGGCCCCTGGCACGCACCATCAGCACTTTGGTTGCGGGGGCGGAGCGTAGCTTCGCGCCAATGAATGACGACCATCAGAAGTACTGGACCACCATCTACCCGACGACTGCGCTGATCCCGATGGCGGCCATTGTGAAACACGCCCGCGACGCGGATTATTCGAATGTCACCACGCCCGGGCTGTTTATCTTCTCCGATGACGACGCGGTCGTGGACGCCGAAACCACCCGTGCGATCACCACCAAATGGGGCGGCCCGGTCACGCTGGAACCGCGCGTCATGGGCGAGGGGGACGACCCGTTCAACCACGTCATCGCGGGCGACATTCTCAGCCCGTCGCAAAACGCGGAAACTGTCGATATTATAACCACTTGGATCAAGGAGCTCCCATGA
- a CDS encoding VOC family protein, with the protein MKFEQRVSLITLGVADMEKSATFYEGIGWSRVESPDGVIAFDLIGQTLGLYPQSGLEEELGLEKGTLSGRAAVSLGHNVREKEHVAQLLALVEPAGGKVLKPAQDVFWGGHHGYFEDLDGHIWEVAHNPFSPLREDGAFRWNGYA; encoded by the coding sequence ATGAAATTCGAACAACGCGTCAGCCTAATTACCCTCGGTGTTGCAGACATGGAAAAGTCAGCGACCTTTTACGAGGGCATCGGCTGGAGCCGCGTGGAAAGTCCGGACGGGGTCATCGCATTTGACCTCATTGGCCAGACCTTGGGCCTCTACCCACAATCCGGCCTCGAAGAAGAACTCGGGTTGGAAAAGGGAACCCTGTCAGGTCGCGCGGCCGTATCGCTTGGCCACAACGTCCGCGAAAAGGAACATGTCGCCCAGTTGCTCGCCTTGGTCGAACCTGCAGGCGGCAAAGTCCTCAAGCCCGCGCAAGACGTCTTCTGGGGCGGCCATCACGGCTATTTTGAGGACCTTGATGGCCATATCTGGGAGGTCGCCCACAACCCGTTCTCGCCGCTGCGCGAAGACGGCGCGTTTCGCTGGAACGGCTACGCGTAA
- a CDS encoding SDR family oxidoreductase codes for MTLPKTPSFRLSGKRALVTGGSRGIGLGCAVALAEAGAHVVIAARGVPAIDAAVHEITAAGLSASGVELDVTDLSAVKAVFADQGPFDILCNSAGLARHSKATDTDPDDYDAVMNINVKAAYFLAQQAAISMKGQGGGSIIQISSQMGHVGGQERAVYCGTKHAIEGINKAMAIEFGPDNIRVNSICPTFILTPLTEATFADPAKRAWIDEKIKLPRVGQVEDIMGAVAYLASDASSLVTGTSILVDGGWTAG; via the coding sequence ATGACATTGCCCAAAACCCCCTCATTCCGCTTGAGCGGTAAGCGCGCGCTGGTCACCGGCGGGTCGCGCGGCATTGGCCTTGGCTGCGCCGTGGCTTTGGCTGAGGCTGGCGCCCATGTCGTCATTGCTGCGCGCGGGGTGCCGGCGATTGACGCCGCGGTTCATGAAATTACGGCGGCCGGCCTGTCCGCATCCGGCGTCGAGCTGGACGTCACCGATCTGAGCGCGGTCAAAGCGGTTTTCGCAGATCAAGGCCCGTTCGATATCCTGTGCAACTCCGCCGGTCTGGCCCGCCATTCCAAAGCCACCGACACGGACCCGGATGATTACGACGCGGTGATGAACATCAACGTCAAAGCCGCCTACTTTCTCGCACAACAGGCCGCGATCTCGATGAAGGGGCAGGGCGGCGGCTCCATCATCCAGATCTCTAGCCAGATGGGCCATGTCGGCGGGCAGGAACGCGCGGTCTATTGCGGAACCAAACACGCGATCGAGGGCATCAACAAAGCCATGGCGATCGAGTTCGGCCCCGACAACATCCGCGTCAACTCCATCTGCCCCACCTTCATCCTGACCCCGCTGACCGAGGCGACTTTCGCTGATCCGGCCAAACGCGCGTGGATTGATGAGAAGATCAAACTGCCCCGCGTGGGCCAGGTCGAAGACATCATGGGCGCGGTTGCCTATCTGGCCTCCGACGCCTCCAGCCTTGTGACCGGCACCTCAATCCTTGTCGATGGCGGCTGGACAGCTGGCTAA
- a CDS encoding cobalamin-independent methionine synthase II family protein has protein sequence MTIKTTHTGSLPRTQEVVDMIFARENGESYDQSAFDAVMTKACADTVKKQAEVGVGIVSDGETSKISYATYVKDRYTGFSGDSPRNAPGDLKLFPSFLKRLADDGGTPQYARPMCTGEVKSKGQDDLQADISNLKAGMAANGIEEGFMNAASPGVISLFLQNDFYATREEYLAALADAMAEEYRTIVDAGLYLQLDCPDLALSRHMLFQDLSDDEFLKIAATHVEALNHALTGIDPTRVRVHICWGNYEGPHVCDIDMAKVFGTLMSVNASQLLFETSNPRHAHEWTVFRDRASEIPEEKILVPGVVDTTTNFVEHPEVVAQRLDRFVPFMGTDRVIAGSDCGFGTFAGFGAVDPDIAYAKLSSLVEGTQIANQRA, from the coding sequence ATGACCATCAAAACCACCCACACCGGCAGCCTGCCACGCACCCAAGAGGTCGTGGACATGATTTTTGCCCGCGAAAACGGCGAAAGCTATGACCAATCGGCCTTTGACGCGGTCATGACCAAGGCCTGCGCCGATACGGTGAAGAAGCAGGCCGAAGTGGGCGTGGGCATCGTCAGCGACGGCGAGACCTCCAAGATCAGCTACGCCACCTACGTCAAAGACCGCTACACGGGCTTCTCAGGCGACAGTCCGCGCAACGCGCCGGGTGATCTCAAGCTGTTCCCGTCCTTCCTCAAGCGCCTGGCCGACGATGGCGGTACACCGCAATACGCGCGGCCCATGTGCACGGGGGAGGTGAAATCCAAAGGCCAGGACGATCTGCAGGCTGACATTTCGAACCTCAAAGCGGGTATGGCCGCCAACGGCATCGAAGAAGGTTTCATGAACGCGGCCTCCCCGGGCGTCATCTCGCTGTTTCTGCAAAACGATTTCTACGCAACGCGTGAGGAATATCTGGCCGCTCTGGCGGACGCTATGGCCGAGGAGTATCGCACCATCGTCGACGCGGGCCTTTACCTGCAGCTCGACTGCCCTGACCTCGCCTTGTCGCGCCACATGCTGTTCCAGGACCTCAGCGACGACGAATTCCTCAAGATCGCCGCCACCCATGTGGAGGCCCTGAACCACGCGCTGACAGGCATCGACCCGACCCGCGTCCGCGTGCATATCTGCTGGGGCAATTACGAGGGCCCGCATGTTTGCGACATCGACATGGCCAAGGTGTTCGGCACGCTGATGAGCGTGAATGCCTCGCAGCTATTGTTTGAGACTTCCAACCCGCGCCACGCGCACGAATGGACGGTCTTCCGCGACCGCGCGTCCGAGATCCCGGAAGAAAAAATATTGGTCCCCGGCGTCGTGGATACGACCACAAACTTCGTTGAACACCCCGAAGTGGTGGCCCAGCGGCTTGACCGTTTCGTACCTTTCATGGGGACGGATCGCGTGATTGCAGGCTCAGATTGTGGTTTTGGAACATTTGCGGGTTTTGGGGCCGTTGATCCCGATATTGCCTACGCCAAGCTGAGCTCGCTGGTCGAAGGCACCCAAATCGCGAACCAACGCGCATGA